In Paenibacillus sp. FSL R7-0345, a single window of DNA contains:
- a CDS encoding glycosyltransferase family 39 protein codes for MKFVKKTGSDVVLLFILLLAAFLYGFGIWNDHYVNTYYTTAVGSMLQSFHNFFFASLDSAGSVTVDKPPVTFWIQTLSAWIFGLHGWSVILPQALGGVGSVLLVYLLVKPGFGRTAARLAALAMAATPVAAAVSRTNNIDAMLVFTLLLAAWFLFKGTKNHKTGSLLTAFALIGVAFNEKMLQAYMVLPAFYLFYLIAAKGSWKKKTGVLAACTAVLLAVSLSWAVIVDSIPADKRPYMGSSGTNSVLNLAFGYNGVSRLTGDRSTGGGMPGGGGFGGGQMPGMNGEMPSFGGGMPGMNGEMPAMGGEDGRGQNGARGRQGADGEARGGDGGAASQGQSGPGGGGTSPGQGGGQSAGDGGSRQFGGADGGQGGRGGMNSGGSGMFNTGTAGPLRLFQQELSGQASWLLPFVLFGVIGIFAGLRRRHFTLQHKEALFWLAWLVPVMGFFSIAGFFHQYYLIMMAPPVAALAGAGWFKLWNDYKERSGWLSWLLPAAILATAGFEWYIIHPYDDTIGSGWSIGVLAAGIAAALLLIVLRILKGRKKSAFTHAAAVAGLLVLLIGPLYWAFTPITYGLNSMTPAAGPDSSESGGFGGGGRNSSTGVNAELLAYLKEHNTGEEYLFAAMDYGTAGPYIIDKGEKVVILNGFNNSDVPYTTETLQALVDSGKVKYFLVTSGGMGGGRGGGNSEITSWITENGTEVPTADWQGMVTGGAGGTLYEIHLD; via the coding sequence TTGAAATTTGTTAAAAAAACCGGCTCTGATGTGGTACTGCTGTTTATTCTGCTGTTGGCTGCCTTTCTATACGGGTTTGGAATCTGGAATGACCACTATGTAAATACGTATTATACAACCGCCGTCGGAAGCATGCTGCAGAGCTTCCACAATTTCTTCTTCGCCTCACTGGACTCTGCAGGTTCGGTAACCGTGGATAAGCCGCCGGTGACGTTCTGGATTCAGACGCTCAGCGCATGGATCTTCGGGCTGCACGGCTGGAGCGTTATTCTGCCTCAGGCTTTGGGAGGCGTAGGCTCGGTACTGCTGGTGTACCTGCTGGTTAAGCCGGGCTTCGGCAGAACGGCTGCACGCCTTGCCGCGCTGGCGATGGCTGCAACACCTGTCGCGGCGGCGGTCAGCCGCACGAACAATATTGATGCCATGCTGGTGTTTACCTTGCTGCTGGCGGCCTGGTTTTTGTTCAAAGGGACCAAAAACCATAAAACCGGCAGCCTGCTCACCGCCTTCGCGCTGATCGGGGTGGCGTTCAATGAGAAGATGCTGCAGGCCTATATGGTCCTGCCGGCCTTTTATCTGTTCTACCTTATTGCGGCAAAAGGTAGCTGGAAGAAAAAAACCGGCGTGCTGGCCGCCTGCACCGCCGTGCTGCTGGCGGTTTCACTCTCCTGGGCGGTTATCGTGGACTCAATACCGGCAGATAAGCGGCCGTATATGGGCAGCAGCGGCACCAACTCGGTGCTGAATCTGGCCTTCGGCTACAACGGGGTATCCCGGCTGACCGGTGACCGCAGCACAGGCGGCGGCATGCCGGGAGGCGGCGGGTTCGGCGGCGGCCAGATGCCGGGCATGAACGGGGAAATGCCGTCGTTTGGCGGCGGAATGCCGGGCATGAATGGTGAGATGCCGGCTATGGGCGGAGAGGACGGCCGGGGACAAAACGGCGCCCGCGGCCGGCAGGGAGCTGACGGTGAAGCGCGCGGCGGTGACGGTGGAGCAGCGTCACAAGGACAGAGCGGCCCGGGTGGCGGCGGAACGTCTCCGGGGCAAGGCGGAGGCCAGAGTGCGGGAGACGGCGGAAGCCGGCAGTTCGGCGGCGCTGACGGCGGCCAGGGCGGACGCGGCGGAATGAACAGCGGCGGTAGCGGCATGTTCAACACCGGTACCGCCGGCCCGCTGCGGCTGTTCCAGCAGGAGCTGTCCGGCCAGGCCAGCTGGCTGCTGCCCTTTGTCTTATTCGGCGTAATCGGCATTTTTGCCGGCCTCCGCCGCAGACATTTTACGTTGCAGCACAAAGAGGCCCTGTTCTGGCTGGCCTGGCTGGTACCGGTGATGGGATTCTTCAGCATCGCCGGATTCTTCCACCAGTATTATCTGATCATGATGGCGCCGCCGGTTGCGGCGCTGGCCGGAGCAGGCTGGTTTAAGCTCTGGAACGACTATAAAGAGCGTTCTGGTTGGCTGTCCTGGCTGCTGCCCGCGGCGATTCTGGCTACAGCAGGCTTCGAGTGGTACATCATTCATCCTTATGACGATACCATCGGCAGCGGCTGGTCAATCGGAGTGCTGGCCGCAGGAATTGCTGCAGCATTGCTTCTGATTGTCCTGCGGATTCTGAAAGGCCGGAAGAAGTCCGCCTTCACTCACGCCGCAGCTGTAGCCGGGCTGCTGGTGCTGCTGATCGGCCCGCTCTACTGGGCGTTTACGCCGATCACCTACGGGCTCAACAGCATGACTCCGGCCGCAGGGCCTGACAGCAGCGAAAGCGGCGGCTTCGGAGGAGGCGGCCGAAACAGCAGCACTGGAGTGAACGCGGAGCTGCTGGCTTATCTGAAGGAGCACAACACAGGTGAAGAATATTTATTTGCAGCCATGGATTACGGAACAGCAGGTCCTTATATCATCGATAAAGGTGAAAAGGTCGTCATTTTGAACGGCTTTAATAACTCCGATGTACCTTACACGACTGAAACCTTGCAGGCCCTTGTAGACAGCGGCAAGGTAAAATACTTCCTTGTTACCAGCGGCGGTATGGGCGGTGGACGGGGCGGCGGCAATTCGGAGATTACCAGCTGGATCACGGAGAACGGCACAGAGGTGCCGACAGCCGATTGGCAGGGAATGGTAACAGGCGGGGCCGGCGGGACGTTGTATGAGATCCATTTAGACTAA
- a CDS encoding glycosyltransferase family 2 protein, whose translation MSINVRYSVIIPMYNEEAVIQETYRRIKKVMGTTDEAYELLFVNDGSTDNCAQMVEEYSYWDESVKLIDLSRNFGHQIAITAGMDYSLGDAVIIIDADLQDPPELILKMIEEWKAGYDVVYAKRIKRNGESLFKKWTASAFYRILRYSTDISIPVDTGDFRLIDRKVCEELKRLPEKNRFVRGLVSWVGFRQKAIEYERDERLAGETKYPLKRMIKLSLDGITSFSYKPLKLAGYLGGLLSASGFLYLMYVLYLALFTDAAVKGWASMIGITLTFNGFVLIMLGILGEYVGRIYDETKGRPLYIVQEFYEGRVQQAAKEPRVAQLNK comes from the coding sequence ATGAGTATCAACGTGCGCTATTCCGTCATTATACCGATGTACAATGAAGAAGCTGTGATTCAGGAAACCTACCGGCGGATCAAAAAGGTAATGGGAACGACAGACGAGGCCTATGAGCTGCTGTTTGTGAATGACGGCAGTACAGACAACTGTGCGCAGATGGTCGAGGAATACAGCTACTGGGATGAGAGTGTGAAGCTGATCGACCTGTCCCGCAATTTTGGGCATCAGATCGCCATTACAGCAGGGATGGATTATTCGCTGGGCGATGCGGTCATCATTATCGATGCCGATTTGCAGGACCCGCCAGAGCTGATTCTCAAGATGATTGAGGAATGGAAGGCGGGCTACGACGTCGTATATGCCAAGCGCATCAAGCGCAACGGGGAATCTTTATTCAAAAAATGGACGGCCAGCGCCTTTTACCGCATCCTCCGCTACTCCACCGACATCTCTATACCGGTTGACACCGGCGATTTCCGGCTGATCGACCGCAAAGTGTGCGAAGAGCTGAAACGGTTGCCGGAGAAAAACCGGTTCGTCCGCGGCCTCGTCAGCTGGGTCGGCTTCCGCCAGAAGGCGATTGAATATGAGCGCGACGAACGGCTGGCCGGGGAGACAAAATATCCGCTGAAGCGCATGATCAAGCTGTCGCTGGACGGCATCACCTCCTTTTCATATAAACCGCTGAAGCTGGCGGGTTACTTGGGAGGGCTACTGTCAGCCAGCGGATTTCTCTACCTTATGTATGTGCTGTACCTGGCGCTCTTTACGGACGCGGCCGTTAAGGGCTGGGCGTCGATGATCGGCATTACCTTAACCTTTAACGGGTTCGTGCTGATTATGCTGGGCATTCTCGGTGAATATGTCGGACGGATTTATGACGAGACCAAGGGACGTCCGCTCTACATTGTGCAGGAATTCTATGAGGGCAGGGTGCAACAGGCGGCCAAGGAGCCCAGAGTGGCCCAGCTTAACAAGTGA
- a CDS encoding FAD-dependent oxidoreductase: MYEVAVIGAGPAGASAALFTAKAGKKTLLIDNDKGMTRRGWYENYYGIAEIGGPDLVETGHKQAVKFGAELVAGQAVNLTAGSEGFTIETESGATYEAKHVILATGVLTDLAAKAGVETKDGTEPRIKTVVAVNAEGKTNVDGIWAAGTVAGVSVHAIITAGDGAKVAINIISELNGARYVDHDLLKA; this comes from the coding sequence ATGTATGAAGTTGCTGTTATCGGAGCCGGCCCTGCCGGTGCAAGCGCCGCCTTGTTCACTGCCAAGGCAGGCAAAAAGACGCTTTTAATTGACAATGACAAAGGCATGACCCGCAGAGGGTGGTATGAGAACTATTATGGAATCGCCGAAATCGGCGGTCCTGATCTGGTTGAAACCGGTCATAAGCAGGCGGTTAAGTTCGGAGCGGAGCTTGTTGCCGGTCAGGCTGTTAACCTCACAGCCGGCAGCGAAGGCTTTACGATTGAAACCGAGAGCGGTGCTACCTACGAAGCGAAGCATGTTATCCTGGCGACAGGCGTACTGACTGATCTCGCCGCCAAAGCCGGTGTAGAAACGAAGGACGGCACTGAGCCAAGAATCAAAACCGTAGTGGCTGTAAATGCTGAGGGCAAGACAAACGTTGACGGCATCTGGGCAGCCGGAACGGTTGCCGGCGTCAGTGTACACGCCATCATTACTGCCGGCGACGGGGCAAAGGTGGCCATCAACATTATCAGCGAGCTGAACGGCGCCAGATATGTGGACCACGATTTGCTGAAGGCATAG
- a CDS encoding HAMP domain-containing sensor histidine kinase, translating into MIPRLLRRLHAPRSLRKQLLATSLLILSGLLLLIGVLQYVLMRNFIYSNRAETMEAQLRSVPRDFFYRLIYGDFTNPMNGSIGGMPGNSPSSQRNGEGGRPLLLDAHTTIAAYSADGTFTDLQKDTLSDSAAPRLTDEQYNELLIHTTDKATGGYRLITASDGSQHLAVFMDLGRPGGNKILLQMSVETGPLRDVILQQLMIFAVLAVVALLAGLFLYLPALRKTLVPLYNMGEAAQSIDAGNLDVRFPVDQGQMEIDKLSHSFNGMLERLEISFRGEREAKEQMRRFAADASHELRTPLTSIHGFLEVLLRGAADNKEQLYKALNSMHGESKRINKLVEDLLLLARMDGAPQLRFKELLLGEIIEEMQPQLLVLAGSRQVAFDISYGISGMYDPDKIKQVVLNLFHNAVQHTDSEQGTIHIALHARSNEAELTVSDNGSGISAEHLPHVFDRFYRSESSRTRKYGGSGLGLSITKSLVEGHGGEIRAESAPGEGTTFRITLPCEAV; encoded by the coding sequence ATGATTCCCCGCCTCCTGCGCAGGCTGCATGCTCCGCGTTCTCTGCGCAAGCAGCTGCTGGCAACCTCGCTGCTCATTCTGTCCGGCCTCCTGCTGCTCATCGGAGTACTTCAGTATGTGCTGATGCGCAACTTTATCTACAGCAACCGGGCTGAAACGATGGAGGCCCAGCTGCGGTCTGTGCCGCGGGATTTTTTTTACCGGCTCATTTACGGGGATTTCACGAATCCCATGAACGGGAGCATAGGCGGTATGCCGGGCAACAGCCCCTCAAGCCAGCGCAACGGCGAGGGAGGACGCCCGCTGCTGCTGGATGCGCATACGACCATTGCCGCCTACAGCGCGGACGGCACCTTTACGGATTTGCAGAAGGATACGCTGTCCGACTCTGCGGCTCCGAGACTGACCGATGAGCAATATAATGAACTGCTCATCCACACGACAGATAAAGCGACCGGAGGCTACAGGCTCATTACGGCTTCGGACGGCAGCCAGCATCTGGCGGTCTTCATGGATCTGGGCCGGCCGGGAGGCAATAAGATCCTGCTGCAGATGAGTGTCGAGACCGGGCCGCTGCGGGATGTGATCCTGCAGCAGCTGATGATCTTCGCCGTGCTTGCTGTGGTCGCCCTGCTGGCCGGCTTGTTCCTCTATCTCCCCGCACTGCGCAAGACGCTGGTCCCGCTGTACAACATGGGTGAGGCCGCCCAGAGCATAGATGCGGGTAATCTGGATGTCCGTTTTCCGGTGGACCAGGGGCAGATGGAGATCGACAAGCTCTCCCATTCCTTCAACGGGATGCTGGAGCGGCTGGAAATTTCCTTCCGGGGTGAGCGCGAGGCCAAGGAGCAGATGCGGCGGTTCGCCGCCGACGCCTCACATGAGCTGCGGACACCGCTCACCTCGATTCACGGCTTTCTGGAAGTGCTGCTGCGCGGGGCTGCGGACAATAAGGAGCAGCTGTACAAGGCACTTAACAGTATGCACGGGGAATCCAAGCGGATCAACAAGCTGGTGGAGGATCTGCTGCTGCTGGCGCGGATGGACGGGGCGCCCCAGCTCAGGTTTAAAGAGCTGCTGCTCGGTGAGATTATTGAGGAGATGCAGCCGCAGCTGCTGGTGCTGGCGGGCAGCCGCCAGGTTGCCTTTGATATTTCATACGGCATAAGCGGAATGTATGACCCTGACAAAATCAAGCAGGTTGTGCTCAACCTGTTTCATAATGCCGTGCAGCATACGGATAGCGAACAAGGGACTATTCATATTGCCCTGCATGCCCGGAGTAATGAAGCGGAGCTGACTGTGAGCGATAACGGCTCCGGCATTTCAGCCGAGCATCTGCCGCATGTCTTCGACCGCTTCTACCGCAGCGAGTCCTCGCGTACACGCAAATACGGCGGATCAGGGCTTGGTTTATCCATCACCAAATCGCTTGTGGAGGGACATGGCGGAGAGATACGTGCAGAGAGTGCGCCCGGTGAAGGAACTACCTTCAGAATCACTCTGCCCTGTGAGGCAGTTTAG
- a CDS encoding response regulator transcription factor: MKAIQGVRLLLVDDEPHILQFLELGLSNEGFEVKTAPDGASAIAIAADFKPHVAILDVMMPGMDGFEVCRYLRSEETEIAVIMLTAKDEVDDRVKGLSIGADDYMVKPFSFDELLARIQARLRNQFPGLLGEVRCGPFRIDGRRKEIRFRDEVLELSPTEYELLQYLVINHGLVLSKPMILDKVWGYDFGGEENIVEVYIRSLREKLGDKEHRIIRTLRGAGYRVDLL; this comes from the coding sequence ATGAAAGCAATCCAGGGTGTACGTCTCCTGCTCGTTGATGACGAGCCTCATATACTCCAGTTTCTGGAACTTGGACTCAGTAACGAAGGCTTTGAAGTAAAAACGGCTCCTGACGGGGCAAGCGCAATTGCCATTGCTGCTGATTTCAAGCCGCATGTGGCGATTCTCGATGTGATGATGCCCGGGATGGACGGCTTTGAGGTATGCCGTTATCTCCGCTCGGAAGAAACCGAGATTGCAGTCATTATGCTTACAGCCAAGGACGAGGTTGATGACCGGGTTAAAGGCCTGTCCATCGGCGCAGATGATTATATGGTTAAACCGTTCAGCTTCGATGAGCTGCTCGCCCGGATTCAGGCCCGGCTGCGCAACCAGTTCCCCGGACTGCTCGGCGAGGTCCGCTGCGGCCCGTTCCGGATTGACGGCAGACGCAAGGAAATCCGCTTCAGGGACGAGGTGCTGGAGCTCTCCCCGACTGAATACGAACTGCTGCAGTACCTGGTGATTAACCACGGCCTGGTACTGAGCAAGCCGATGATCCTGGATAAGGTATGGGGTTATGATTTTGGCGGTGAGGAAAATATCGTCGAGGTCTATATCCGCTCCCTCCGCGAAAAGCTCGGCGACAAAGAGCACCGGATTATCCGCACACTGCGCGGTGCAGGCTACCGGGTGGATCTGTTATGA